The following proteins are co-located in the Vidua macroura isolate BioBank_ID:100142 chromosome 29, ASM2450914v1, whole genome shotgun sequence genome:
- the TOMM40L gene encoding mitochondrial import receptor subunit TOM40B isoform X4, producing MGNAEGRAPRRAEPRGNPGSFDELHRLCKEVFPPQMEGVKLIVTKTLSSHFQVTHTVHMSTLGPSGYRFNATFVGDRQLGPTEVFPTLLGDMDSAGSLNAQALQLLGERLRAKAVFQTHQAKFVTWQFDGEYRGDDCTATLTLGNPDLLGGSVIVVAHFLQSVTARLVLGGELVYHRRPGEEGAILTLAGKYSAPNWVTTLNVGYGGAHASYYHRANEQVQVGVELEANTRLQETTFAFGYQLNLPRANVVFRGLLDSNWSVGGVLEKKLPPLPVTLALGAFLNHWRNRFHCGFSVTVG from the exons AGGTGTTCCCGCCGCAGATGGAGGGGGTGAAGCTGATCGTCACCAAGACCCTGAGCAGCCACTTCCAG GTGACACACACGGTGCACATGAGCACCCTGGGCCCCTCCGGCTACCGCTTCAACGCCACCTTCGTGGGCGACCGCCAGCTGGGGCCCACCGAG gtgttccccaCGCTGCTCGGGGACATGGACAGCGCGGGCAGCCTGAACGCGcaggccctgcagctgctgggcgAGCGCCTCCGCGCCAAGGCCGTGTTCCAG ACGCACCAGGCCAAGTTCGTCACGTGGCAGTTCGACGGCGAGTACCGCGGCGACGACTGCACGGCCACGCTCACGCTGGGCAACCCCGACCTGCTGGGCGGCTCCG TGATCGTGGTGGCACATTTCCTGCAGAGCGTCACCGCCCGCCTGGTGCTGGGTGGGGAGCTCGTGTACCACCGGCGGCCCGGAGAGGAGGGGGCCATCCTCACCCTGGCCGGCAAATACTCAG CCCCGAACTGGGTGACAACGCTCAACGTGGGCTACGGGGGGGCCCACGCCAGCTACTACCACCGGGCCAACGAGCAG GTGCAGGTGGGGGTGGAGCTGGAGGCCAACACGCGCCTGCAGGAGACCACCTTTGCCTTTGGCTACCAGCTCAACCTGCCGCGAGCCAACGTCGTCTTCAGAG ggCTCCTGGACAGCAACTGGAGCGTGGGGGGGGTCCTGGAGAAGAAGTTGCCCCCCCTGCCCGTGACGCTGGCCCTGGGCGCCTTCCTGAACCACTGGAGAAACCGCTTCCACTGCGGCTTCAGCGTCACCGTGGgctga
- the TOMM40L gene encoding mitochondrial import receptor subunit TOM40B isoform X2 has product MGNAEGRAPRRAEPRGNPGSFDELHRLCKEVFPPQMEGVKLIVTKTLSSHFQVFPTLLGDMDSAGSLNAQALQLLGERLRAKAVFQTHQAKFVTWQFDGEYRGDDCTATLTLGNPDLLGGSERHRPPGAGWGARVPPAARRGGGHPHPGRQILSPELGDNAQRGLRGGPRQLLPPGQRAGAGGGGAGGQHAPAGDHLCLWLPAQPAASQRRLQRAPGQQLERGGGPGEEVAPPARDAGPGRLPEPLEKPLPLRLQRHRGLRDRGHGTGDRTAGTGDSRDSGTEGTGQQGHRGQDSRDRGQQGQRDRGQDSRDRGQRGQHSGTQGTARQRGQQGQDSGDRTAGTGQQTQDSGDSGRVALSCSGSCQAGPCRCHRDPRGHGGLGTASDGAAGGLGVPIVPSATLWDWWLLPLGVPVVPSAVAAVPQFPCGDTPRSPGK; this is encoded by the exons AGGTGTTCCCGCCGCAGATGGAGGGGGTGAAGCTGATCGTCACCAAGACCCTGAGCAGCCACTTCCAG gtgttccccaCGCTGCTCGGGGACATGGACAGCGCGGGCAGCCTGAACGCGcaggccctgcagctgctgggcgAGCGCCTCCGCGCCAAGGCCGTGTTCCAG ACGCACCAGGCCAAGTTCGTCACGTGGCAGTTCGACGGCGAGTACCGCGGCGACGACTGCACGGCCACGCTCACGCTGGGCAACCCCGACCTGCTGGGCGGCTCCG AGCGTCACCGCCCGCCTGGTGCTGGGTGGGGAGCTCGTGTACCACCGGCGGCCCGGAGAGGAGGGGGCCATCCTCACCCTGGCCGGCAAATACTCAG CCCCGAACTGGGTGACAACGCTCAACGTGGGCTACGGGGGGGCCCACGCCAGCTACTACCACCGGGCCAACGAGCAG GTGCAGGTGGGGGTGGAGCTGGAGGCCAACACGCGCCTGCAGGAGACCACCTTTGCCTTTGGCTACCAGCTCAACCTGCCGCGAGCCAACGTCGTCTTCAGAG ggCTCCTGGACAGCAACTGGAGCGTGGGGGGGGTCCTGGAGAAGAAGTTGCCCCCCCTGCCCGTGACGCTGGCCCTGGGCGCCTTCCTGAACCACTGGAGAAACCGCTTCCACTGCGGCTTCAGCGTCACCGTGGgctgagggacaggggacacgggacaggggacaggacagcagggacaggggacagcagggacagcgggacagaggggacaggacagcagggacacaggggacaggacagcagggacaggggacagcagggacagcgggacaggggacaggacagcagggacaggggacagcgtGGACAGCACAGcgggacacaggggacagcgagacagaggggacagcagggacaggacagtggggacaggacggcagggacaggacagcagACAcaggacagcggggacagcgggcgTGTGGCACTGTCCtgctcagggagctgccaggccGGGCCGTGCAGGTGCCACAGGGACccgcggggacacggcgggcTGGGGACAGCGAGTGACGGCGCCgcaggggggctgggggtccccattgtccccagtgccaccctctgGGATTGGTGGCTGCTGCCACTGGGCGTCCCTGTTGTCCCCAGCGCCGTGGCggccgtgcctcagtttccctgcgGTGACACACCCAGGAGCCCGGGTAAATAA
- the TOMM40L gene encoding mitochondrial import receptor subunit TOM40B isoform X1 — protein sequence MGNAEGRAPRRAEPRGNPGSFDELHRLCKEVFPPQMEGVKLIVTKTLSSHFQVTHTVHMSTLGPSGYRFNATFVGDRQLGPTEVFPTLLGDMDSAGSLNAQALQLLGERLRAKAVFQTHQAKFVTWQFDGEYRGDDCTATLTLGNPDLLGGSERHRPPGAGWGARVPPAARRGGGHPHPGRQILSPELGDNAQRGLRGGPRQLLPPGQRAGAGGGGAGGQHAPAGDHLCLWLPAQPAASQRRLQRAPGQQLERGGGPGEEVAPPARDAGPGRLPEPLEKPLPLRLQRHRGLRDRGHGTGDRTAGTGDSRDSGTEGTGQQGHRGQDSRDRGQQGQRDRGQDSRDRGQRGQHSGTQGTARQRGQQGQDSGDRTAGTGQQTQDSGDSGRVALSCSGSCQAGPCRCHRDPRGHGGLGTASDGAAGGLGVPIVPSATLWDWWLLPLGVPVVPSAVAAVPQFPCGDTPRSPGK from the exons AGGTGTTCCCGCCGCAGATGGAGGGGGTGAAGCTGATCGTCACCAAGACCCTGAGCAGCCACTTCCAG GTGACACACACGGTGCACATGAGCACCCTGGGCCCCTCCGGCTACCGCTTCAACGCCACCTTCGTGGGCGACCGCCAGCTGGGGCCCACCGAG gtgttccccaCGCTGCTCGGGGACATGGACAGCGCGGGCAGCCTGAACGCGcaggccctgcagctgctgggcgAGCGCCTCCGCGCCAAGGCCGTGTTCCAG ACGCACCAGGCCAAGTTCGTCACGTGGCAGTTCGACGGCGAGTACCGCGGCGACGACTGCACGGCCACGCTCACGCTGGGCAACCCCGACCTGCTGGGCGGCTCCG AGCGTCACCGCCCGCCTGGTGCTGGGTGGGGAGCTCGTGTACCACCGGCGGCCCGGAGAGGAGGGGGCCATCCTCACCCTGGCCGGCAAATACTCAG CCCCGAACTGGGTGACAACGCTCAACGTGGGCTACGGGGGGGCCCACGCCAGCTACTACCACCGGGCCAACGAGCAG GTGCAGGTGGGGGTGGAGCTGGAGGCCAACACGCGCCTGCAGGAGACCACCTTTGCCTTTGGCTACCAGCTCAACCTGCCGCGAGCCAACGTCGTCTTCAGAG ggCTCCTGGACAGCAACTGGAGCGTGGGGGGGGTCCTGGAGAAGAAGTTGCCCCCCCTGCCCGTGACGCTGGCCCTGGGCGCCTTCCTGAACCACTGGAGAAACCGCTTCCACTGCGGCTTCAGCGTCACCGTGGgctgagggacaggggacacgggacaggggacaggacagcagggacaggggacagcagggacagcgggacagaggggacaggacagcagggacacaggggacaggacagcagggacaggggacagcagggacagcgggacaggggacaggacagcagggacaggggacagcgtGGACAGCACAGcgggacacaggggacagcgagacagaggggacagcagggacaggacagtggggacaggacggcagggacaggacagcagACAcaggacagcggggacagcgggcgTGTGGCACTGTCCtgctcagggagctgccaggccGGGCCGTGCAGGTGCCACAGGGACccgcggggacacggcgggcTGGGGACAGCGAGTGACGGCGCCgcaggggggctgggggtccccattgtccccagtgccaccctctgGGATTGGTGGCTGCTGCCACTGGGCGTCCCTGTTGTCCCCAGCGCCGTGGCggccgtgcctcagtttccctgcgGTGACACACCCAGGAGCCCGGGTAAATAA
- the TOMM40L gene encoding mitochondrial import receptor subunit TOM40B isoform X3, with product MGNAEGRAPRRAEPRGNPGSFDELHRLCKAGDSRVPPEVFPPQMEGVKLIVTKTLSSHFQVTHTVHMSTLGPSGYRFNATFVGDRQLGPTEVFPTLLGDMDSAGSLNAQALQLLGERLRAKAVFQTHQAKFVTWQFDGEYRGDDCTATLTLGNPDLLGGSVIVVAHFLQSVTARLVLGGELVYHRRPGEEGAILTLAGKYSAPNWVTTLNVGYGGAHASYYHRANEQVQVGVELEANTRLQETTFAFGYQLNLPRANVVFRGLLDSNWSVGGVLEKKLPPLPVTLALGAFLNHWRNRFHCGFSVTVG from the exons CGGGTGACAGCCGTGTCCCCCCAGAGGTGTTCCCGCCGCAGATGGAGGGGGTGAAGCTGATCGTCACCAAGACCCTGAGCAGCCACTTCCAG GTGACACACACGGTGCACATGAGCACCCTGGGCCCCTCCGGCTACCGCTTCAACGCCACCTTCGTGGGCGACCGCCAGCTGGGGCCCACCGAG gtgttccccaCGCTGCTCGGGGACATGGACAGCGCGGGCAGCCTGAACGCGcaggccctgcagctgctgggcgAGCGCCTCCGCGCCAAGGCCGTGTTCCAG ACGCACCAGGCCAAGTTCGTCACGTGGCAGTTCGACGGCGAGTACCGCGGCGACGACTGCACGGCCACGCTCACGCTGGGCAACCCCGACCTGCTGGGCGGCTCCG TGATCGTGGTGGCACATTTCCTGCAGAGCGTCACCGCCCGCCTGGTGCTGGGTGGGGAGCTCGTGTACCACCGGCGGCCCGGAGAGGAGGGGGCCATCCTCACCCTGGCCGGCAAATACTCAG CCCCGAACTGGGTGACAACGCTCAACGTGGGCTACGGGGGGGCCCACGCCAGCTACTACCACCGGGCCAACGAGCAG GTGCAGGTGGGGGTGGAGCTGGAGGCCAACACGCGCCTGCAGGAGACCACCTTTGCCTTTGGCTACCAGCTCAACCTGCCGCGAGCCAACGTCGTCTTCAGAG ggCTCCTGGACAGCAACTGGAGCGTGGGGGGGGTCCTGGAGAAGAAGTTGCCCCCCCTGCCCGTGACGCTGGCCCTGGGCGCCTTCCTGAACCACTGGAGAAACCGCTTCCACTGCGGCTTCAGCGTCACCGTGGgctga